A DNA window from Ranitomeya imitator isolate aRanImi1 chromosome 2, aRanImi1.pri, whole genome shotgun sequence contains the following coding sequences:
- the LOC138663997 gene encoding oocyte zinc finger protein XlCOF8.4-like translates to MDRDTNKMAEKILHLTLEILFRLTGEDYTVLKKTSSEHCQAPVSERWGRPLSPNTRTPPHALKHENINDQKILELTYKMIELLTGEVPMRCQDVTIYFSMEEWEYLEEHKDLYKDVMMEGPQPLTSPDLSSKKTTPERCPCPLLLDCKQENFNVPQDHQGKDLSHINTTETYVRDDELCKEEIPTDNCPGDCVGSSEGHEKSSDFKKDDHGLTQDIYKAHAIHQSLQTAPCSNNVTFVPFPKVLSSNSLQQRKHLVREVELSSHTERNQFSFSECGQYYTQRSTLDHQNSCRRKKPYLCSKCGKCFNEKSDLTAHKRSHRGERPYSCSECGKCFKYKTNLNVHQRTHTGLKPYSCSECGMRFNHKSSLVKHEIIHTGEKPYSCSECGKCFNRKSTLTVHQRTHTGEKPFSCSECGVCFIQKSSLVIHERTHTGEKPFTCSHCGKWFTNKTNVTAHQNNHTGKHAIVFSESEKGSNT, encoded by the exons atggatagggacacgAACAAGATGGCGGagaagatattacacctcaccctagagatcctcttccggcttactggagag gattacacagtattgaagaagacctctagtgagcactgTCAGGCTCCTGTGTCTGAGAGATGGGGAAGACCACTGAGCCCAAACACAAGGACTCCACCTCACGCCCTGAAACATgagaacatcaatgaccagaagatcctagaactgacctacaagatgattgagctgctgactggagag GTTCCTatgaggtgtcaggatgtcaccatctatttctccatggaggagtgggagtatttagaagaacacaaagatctgtacaaggacgtcatgatggagggtccccagcccctcacatcaccag ATCTGTCCAGTAAgaagacaacaccagagagatgtccctgtcctcttctactggactgtaaacaagaaaatttcaatgttcctcaggatcatcag ggtaaagatctgtcccatattaatactacagagacatatgtgagagaTGATGAGCTGTGTAAAGAGGAGATCCCTACAGATAActgcccag GTGACTGTGTTGGAAGCTCAGAGGGACATGAGAAATCATCAGATTTTAAAAAAGATGATCATGGGCTCACACAAGATATATATAAAGCACATGCTATCCACCAATCTCTACAGACAGCTCCGTGCAGCAATAATGTAACATTTGTTCCTTTTCCAAAGGTCCTTTCCTCTAATTCATTACAGCAAAGAAAACATCTCGTAAGAGAAGTTGAATTATCATCTCATACAGAAAGAAAtcaattttcattttcagaatgtgGCCAATATTACACGCAAAGATCAACTCTTGATCATCAAAATTCCTGCAGGCGAAAGAAGCCATATttatgttcaaaatgtgggaaatgttttaacgagaaatcagaTCTTACTGCACATAAGAGAAGTCACAGAGGCGAGagaccatattcatgttcagaatgtgggaaatgttttaaatacaAAACAAATCTTAATgtgcatcagagaactcacacagggttgaagccatattcatgctcagaatgtggtatGCGTTTTAACCACaaatcaagtcttgttaaacatgagataattcacacaggggagaaaccatattcatgttctgagtgtgggaaatgttttaacaggaaatCAACTCTTACtgtacatcaaagaactcacacaggagagaagccattttcatgttcagaatgtggggtatgttttatccagaaatcaagtcttgttatacatgagagaactcacacaggggagaaaccatttacaTGTTCACATTGTGGGAAATGGTTTACAAACAAAACAAATGTTACTGCACATCAAAATAATCACACAGGAAAGCATGCAATTGTGTTTTCAGAAAgcgaaaaaggcagcaacacttaa